One stretch of Microplitis mediator isolate UGA2020A chromosome 9, iyMicMedi2.1, whole genome shotgun sequence DNA includes these proteins:
- the LOC130674165 gene encoding alpha-latrocrustotoxin-Lt1a-like — MKQEKAKRLMNEAIDMNGSDEVTTIIRRYGLSDVSERREGYALIIRALLREKEEAVEALIMQNATINGPDHANSIVSLCRILKYSNTELAWLLIARGANINADNDDSGNRPIHQLMIAVGQEAGANRTRLAEIMEYMLQNGVEIEARNREGVAAAHLDVQQKYMGIFEMFIEHDVNMDIEDEKRRTPLFYAVEYEQSEKVNALLKQGARVNQRLPSNDTAVHDI; from the coding sequence ATGAAGCAAGAGAAGGCGAAACGACTGATGAATGAAGCAATAGATATGAATGGAAGCGACGAGGTGACGACAATAATAAGACGATACGGGTTGTCAGACGTATCAGAAAGGAGGGAAGGATATGCGCTAATTATAAGGGCACTGCTACGAGAAAAGGAAGAGGCGGTGGAGGCTCTCATTATGCAAAATGCAACTATAAATGGACCAGATCACGCAAACTCTATAGTTTCATTATgcagaattttgaaatattcaaaCACGGAATTAGCATGGTTACTCATAGCTCGAGGTGCAAATATCAATGCAGATAACGATGACAGTGGAAATCGACCGATACATCAACTCATGATCGCTGTTGGACAGGAGGCAGGAGCGAATAGGACAAGGCTGGCAGAGATAATGGAATATATGCTACAGAATGGAGTCGAAATAGAGGCAAGAAATCGTGAAGGAGTAGCAGCTGCGCATCTAGACGTACAACAAAAGTACATGGGAATATTTGAAATGTTTATTGAACACGATGTGAATATGGACATTGAGGACGAAAAAAGAAGAACACCATTATTCTACGCGGTGGAATATGAACAATCGGAAAAAGTAAATGCATTATTAAAGCAAGGGGCTAGAGTGAATCAGAGATTGCCGTCGAATGACACCGCTGTTCatgatatttaa